One window of the Ananas comosus cultivar F153 linkage group 21, ASM154086v1, whole genome shotgun sequence genome contains the following:
- the LOC109726670 gene encoding poly [ADP-ribose] polymerase 3, with amino-acid sequence MKVHETRSHAHASAEEEGKMGTRRQKAESRGQDESSKKKPKVTDGENGGTNAKSAAAIALEFDEFCKATREHLSIEEMRRILEANAQDPSGSDDAVVPRCQDMMFYGPLESCAMCGGQLEYTGKNYRCQGRYSEWTTCPYTTINPPRKSDRIKVPEDINNETAREWVANQESRAYPQRDLPLVDKPFSGMMISLSGRLSRTHQAWREEIEKHGGKVSNSVIGVTCLVVSPAERERGGSTKVADAMERNIPVVSEAWLIDSIQKQEAQPFDAYDVVSDLAPEGRGIPQDKQDPSEEALESLTAENKLYGKRAVYKDSMLDKDGGQIFEKDGIIYNCAFSLCDQASGVNEYCVMQLIMVPENHLHLYYKKGRVGDDPRAEERVEDFEDRVGDAIKEFVRLFEELTGNEFEPWEREKKFEKKPIKFYPMDMDDGVDVRYGGLAPRQLGAASVHCKLEPLVANFMKILCSQEIYRYALMEMGYDAPDLPVGMLTDLHLKRCEEVLLKFRDDLKSAPENSSERNIKRLDDSNRWFTLMHSTQPFTIKNYQELADHVAAGLETIRDINVASRLIGDMTSSTINDPLSDRYEKLSCMITPVDKDSDDYKMIVNYLEKTYEPVAVADVSYSASVENIYAIESSACPYDEIKKLPNKVLLWCGTRSSNLLRHLHEGFQPVICAIPVPGYMFGKAIVCSDAAAEAARYGFTAIDRPEGFLVLAVVSLGEQVTEISGIPEDTKSLEEKKIGVKALGKKKPDESEHFTWKDDVKVPCGRLVPSENKDSPLEYNEYAVYDPKQASIRFLVEVKYEEQNMEMDTAEPDEVRMT; translated from the exons ATGAAG GTTCATGAGACAAGGTCACATGCCCATGCTTCTGCAGAGGAAGAAGGGAAGATGGGAACGCGGAGGCAAAAGGCGGAGAGTAGAGGGCAAGACGAGTCCTCGAAGAAGAAGCCCAAAGTAACCGACGGCGAGAACGGCGGCACCAACGCGAAATCGGCAGCCGCGATCGCGCTGGAGTTTGATGAGTTCTGCAAGGCTACAAGAGAGCACCTCTCGATCGAGGAGATGCGCCGCATTCTCGAGGCCAATGCCCAAGATCCTTCCGGGTCGGACGATGCCGTGGTCCCAAGATG CCAAGATATGATGTTCTATGGGCCTCTAGAGAGTTGCGCAATGTGCGGAGGCCAGCTTGAGTATACTGGGAAAAACTACAGATGCCAAGGAAGATACAGTGAGTGGACTACTTGCCCATATACAACAATAAACCCTCCTCGGAAGAGCGATCGCATCAAGGTCCCCGAGGATATCAACAATGAAACAGCTCGCGAG TGGGTTGCGAATCAAGAATCGAGAGCTTATCCACAGCGGGATTTGCCTTTGGTGGACAAGCCATTCTCGGGCATGATGATCTCTTTATCCGGGAGGCTTTCGCGAACACAT CAAGCATGGAGGGAGGAAATCGAAAAGCACGGAGGAAAAGTTTCTAATAGTGTCATAG GTGTTACTTGTCTTGTTGTTTCCCCTGCTGAACGTGAGAGAGGCGGTTCGACAAAAGTTGCAGATGCTAT GGAAAGGAACATTCCCGTTGTAAGCGAGGCTTGGCTTATTGATAGTATCCAAAAACAAGAGGCTCAACCGTTCGACGCATACGATGTTGTCTCCGATCTTGCCCCGGAGGGCAGAGGAATTCCACAGGACAAGCAAGACCCGAGCGAGGAGGCTCTCGAGTCTCTCACAGCAGAG AATAAACTTTACGGCAAAAGAGCAGTTTACAAGGACTCCATGCTGGATAAGGACGGCGGGCAAATCTTTGAAAAGGACGGGATTATCTACAATTGTGCATTCTCTCTTTGTGATCAAGCGAGCGGAGTAAACGA ATATTGCGTGATGCAGCTGATCATGGTGCCTGAGAACCACCTGCATTTATATTACAAGAAGGGCCGAGTTGGGGATGATCCGAGAGCGGAGGAGAGAGTTGAGGATTTTGAGGATCGCGTGGGTGATGCGATTAAGGAGTTTGTTCGACTTTTCGAAGAGCTTACTGGGAACGAATTTGAACCATGGGAACGAGAGAAGAAGTTTGAGAAGAAACCTATCAAATTTTACCCCATGGACATG GATGATGGAGTTGATGTGCGATACGGCGGCCTAGCTCCGCGCCAGTTGGGAGCGGCATCTGTTCATTGCAAGCTCGAACCTTTGGTCGCAAATTTTATGAAGATTTTATGTAGCCAAGAGATTTACAG GTATGCTTTGATGGAAATGGGTTATGATGCACCGGACCTTCCCGTCGGGATGTTAACTGATCTCCATCTGAAGAGAT GTGAAGAAGTGCTTCTGAAGTTCAGAGATGATCTGAAATCGGCTCCTGAAAACAGTTCAGAGCGCAACATCAAGAGGTTGGACGATAGCAATCGGTGGTTCACTTTAATGCACTCTACCCAGCCATTCACCATCAAAAACTACCAAGAACTCGCTGATCAT GTGGCCGCAGGTTTGGAAACAATTAGGGACATAAATGTTGCATCGCGGCTTATTGGAGACATGACCAGTAGTACTATCAATGATCCACTTTCTGATCGGTACGAGAAGTTGAGTTGCATGATTACTCCTGTGGATAAGGACTCTGATGACTATAAGATGATCGTGAATTACCTCGAGAAAACCTATGAGCCCGTCGCAGTTGCTGATGTG AGTTACAGTGCATCAGTGGAGAACATATATGCTATAGAATCAAGTGCTTGTCCTTATGATGAGATAAAGAAACTTCCAAATAAAGTTCTCCTGTGGTGTG GTACAAGGAGTTCAAACTTGCTAAGGCACCTGCACGAAGGGTTCCAACCTGTAATATGCGCAATTCCTGTGCCTGGTTACATG tttGGGAAAGCTATAGTTTGCTCGGATGCAGCGGCCGAGGCGGCGCGGTATGGGTTCACGGCGATCGATAGGCCAGAAGGCTTCTTGGTCCTGGCGGTTGTTTCTCTGGGAGAACAAGTCACTGAGATATCTGGCATACCTGAG GATACAAAATCCTTAGAGGAGAAAAAGATCGGTGTCAAGGCGTTGGGGAAGAAAAAGCCTGATGAATCAGAGCATTTCACTTGGAAGGATGATGTGAAGGTGCCCTGCGGGCGATTGGTTCCATCGGAGAACAAGGATAGCCCACTCGAGTACAACGAGTATGCGGTCTATGACCCGAAACAG GCTAGTATCAGGTTTCTGGTGGAAGTGAAGTATGAAGAGCAGAATATGGAGATGGACACAGCTGAACCAGATGAAGTAAGGATGAcctaa
- the LOC109726366 gene encoding acyl carrier protein 2, mitochondrial-like has translation MQATRNAIHLLRSLSSTSPICAHGGRRGGLLYAAGSRAFAQHAAAAASSALDKHEATDRVLGLLRSIPFVDPAKLAIDIFHTSAFPNFRKNFKYPLVVSSTASFKTDLNLDMLDNVEVIAAVEEEFAVEIPNSEAEKFSTTAQLIDYIAGHPQAR, from the exons ATGCAGGCGACTCGGAACGCGATCCATCTCCTGAGATCGTTGTCCTCTACCTCTCCGATCTGCGCCCATGGAGGTAGAAGAGGAGGCCTCCTCTACGCCGCGGGTTCTAGGGCTTTCGCTCagcacgccgccgccgccgcgagctCCGCCCTCGACAAGCATGAGGCCACCGATCGAGTCCTCGGCCTCCTCAGATCCATCCCCTTCGTCGATCCCGCCAAG CTCGCGATTGATATATTTCATACTTCAGCTTTTCCAAATTTTAGGAAGAACTTtaaatacccccttgtg GTGAGCTCAACTGCGAGCTTTAAGACTGATCTGAACTTGGACATGCTCGATAATGTGGAAGTCATAGCAGCGGTCGAAGAGGAATTCGCAGTTGAGATTCCAAACAGTGAGGCAGAGAAATTTTCGACAACTGCTCAGCTCATCGACTATATTGCTGGCCACCCTCAAGCCAGATGA
- the LOC109726473 gene encoding zinc finger A20 and AN1 domain-containing stress-associated protein 5-like — protein sequence MAEEQRLQEGHRLCANNCGFFGSSATLNLCSKCYGDLHPSLDQTLTLTLPSSPTPSPSFPSSSPPPPSSSSSSSSSPEAASGSGSAGIGTEPGRAGPARPNRCAACRRRVGLTGFACRCGATFCGAHRHPERHTCGFDYKAAGRVALARANPLVKADKLPRI from the coding sequence ATGGCGGAGGAGCAGCGATTGCAAGAAGGGCACCGGCTCTGCGCGAACAACTGCGGCTTCTTCGGGAGCTCCGCCACCCTCAACCTCTGCTCCAAGTGCTACGGCGACCTCCACCCCTCCCTcgaccaaaccctaaccctaaccctaccctCCTCCCCTACTCCTTCCCCTTCCTTCCCAtcttcgtcgccgccgccgccatcgtcgtcctcttcctcctcgtccTCACCCGAAGCCGCGTCCGGGTCCGGTTCGGCCGGGATCGGAACCGAACCGGGCCGGGCCGGTCCGGCCCGGCCGAACCGGTGCGCGGCGTGCCGGAGGCGGGTCGGGCTGACCGGGTTCGCGTGCCGGTGCGGGGCCACCTTCTGCGGGGCCCACCGCCACCCTGAGCGCCACACGTGCGGGTTCGACTACAAGGCCGCGGGCCGCGTCGCCCTCGCACGTGCCAACCCCCTCGTCAAGGCCGATAAGCTCCCGAGGATCTAG
- the LOC109726474 gene encoding 60S acidic ribosomal protein P2A-like — protein sequence MKVIAAYLLAVLSGNTSPSAEDLKCILESVGAEIDDDRIEFLLSEVKGKDITELIAAGREKFASVPSGGGAAVAVAAAAGGGGGAAAAPAAAEPKKEEKVEEKEESDDDMGFSLFD from the exons ATGAAGGTCATCGCCGCCTATCTGCTTGCTGTTTTGAGTGGTAACACCAGCCCTTCTGCTGAGGATCTAAAGTGCATTCTGGAATCAG TTGGAGCTGAAATCGATGATGATAGGATTGAGTTCCTTCTTTCCGAAGTGAAAGGTAAGGACATAACTGAGCTTATTGCTGCTGGGAGGGAGAAGTTCGCCTCTGTGCCTTCTGGTGGTGGTGCTGCCGTAGCAGTGGCTGCCGCTGCaggtggcggcggtggtgcTGCTGCAGCTCCGGCGGCAGCTGAGCccaagaaggaagagaaagtggaggagaaggaagagtCGGATGACGATATGGGTTTCAGTTTGTTCGATTAA
- the LOC109726691 gene encoding probable glycosyltransferase 2, whose translation MAGSRSSRGGSSSASSSRIRRIKKTFNNLKITVLCGFVTVLVLRGTIGVNLGNPPQSDDDAAAAAHDARVVEDIDRILREIRSDEDDDDEGRFPPPLTNSTSTSTSASLANSTSGAIASNYTLGPKISDWDAQRRLWLRRNPGFPSRTPAGNPRILLVTGSPPNPCDNPLGDHYLLKATKNKIDYCRLHGIEIVYNMAHLDRELAGYWAKLPLIRRLMLSHPEVEWIWWMDSDALFTDMAFEIPLSRYGAHNLVIHGYTDLLFDQHSWIALNTGSFLLRNCQWSLDLLDAWAPMGPKGPVRDEAGRILTANLKGRPAFEADDQSALIYLLLMQKEKWVDKVFVENSYYLHGFWAGLVDKYEEMMEKHHPGLGDERWPFVTHFVGCKPCGSYGDYPVERCLNSMERAFNFADNQVLRLYGFAHKGLLSPKIKRIRNQTTKPLVVKENLNLESKISTR comes from the coding sequence ATGGCGGGGTCCCGCTCCTCGCGCGGCGGATCCTCGTCGGCGTCGTCGTCGCGCATCCGCCGCATAAAGAAGACGTTCAACAACCTGAAGATCACGGTGCTCTGCGGCTTCGTCACCGTCCTCGTCCTCCGCGGCACCATCGGCGTCAACCTCGGCAACCCCCCGCaatccgacgacgacgccgccgccgccgcccacgaCGCCCGCGTCGTCGAGGACATCGACCGCATCCTCCGCGAGATCCGCTccgacgaagacgacgacgacgaggggcGCTTCCCCCCTCCCCTCACCaactccacctccacctccacctccgcctccctcGCGAACTCCACTTCCGGCGCCATTGCCAGCAACTACACCCTCGGCCCGAAGATCTCGGACTGGGACGCCCAGCGCCGGCTCTGGCTCCGCCGGAACCCTGGCTTCCCCTCCCGAACCCCCGCCGGGAACCCTCGGATCCTCCTCGTCACCGGATCCCCGCCCAACCCCTGCGACAACCCCCTGGGCGATCACTACCTCCTCAAGGCGACTAAGAACAAGATCGACTACTGCCGCCTCCACGGCATCGAGATCGTGTACAACATGGCGCATTTGGACCGGGAGCTCGCCGGGTACTGGGCCAAGCTCCCGCTGATTCGCCGGCTCATGCTGTCGCACCCGGAGGTGGAGTGGATCTGGTGGATGGACAGCGACGCGCTCTTCACCGACATGGCCTTCGAGATCCCGCTCTCGCGCTACGGCGCCCACAACCTCGTCATCCACGGCTACACCGATCTCCTCTTCGATCAGCATTCCTGGATCGCGCTCAACACCGGGAGCTTCCTCCTCCGCAATTGCCAGTGGTCGCTGGATCTCCTCGACGCCTGGGCGCCGATGGGACCCAAGGGGCCCGTCCGCGACGAGGCCGGGAGGATCCTCACTGCCAATTTGAAAGGCCGGCCGGCGTTTGAGGCCGACGACCAATCGGCCCTCATTTACCTGCTGCTCATGCAGAAGGAGAAGTGGGTCGACAAGGTCTTCGTCGAGAATTCGTACTATCTCCATGGCTTCTGGGCCGGCCTCGTGGATAAGTATGAAGAGATGATGGAGAAGCACCACCCGGGGCTCGGGGATGAGCGGTGGCCCTTCGTGACCCACTTCGTCGGGTGCAAGCCCTGCGGTAGCTACGGCGATTATCCGGTGGAGAGGTGCCTCAATAGCATGGAGAGGGCGTTTAATTTCGCCGACAATCAGGTGCTTCGGCTCTACGGATTCGCTCACAAGGGACTATTGAGCCCTAAGATCAAGCGGATCAGGAACCAGACCACAAAGCCTTTGGTGGTGAAGGAGAACTTGAATCTCGAATCAAAAATATCCACTCGTTGA